A stretch of Schistocerca americana isolate TAMUIC-IGC-003095 chromosome 3, iqSchAmer2.1, whole genome shotgun sequence DNA encodes these proteins:
- the LOC124605864 gene encoding uncharacterized PE-PGRS family protein PE_PGRS54-like, whose translation MELQRLWGPCLRDGAQREGAQREGAQREGAQREGAQREGAQREGAQREGAQREGAQREGAQREGAQREGAQREGAQREGAQREGAQREGAQREGAQREGAQRDGAQRDGAQRDGAQRDGAQRDGAQSDGAQSDGAQSDGAQSDGAQSDGAQRDGAQRDGAQRDGAQRDGAQRDGAQRDGAQRDGAQRDGAQRDGAQRDGAQRDGAQRDGAQRDGAQRDGAQRDGAQRDGAQRDGSQRDGAQRDGAQRDGAQRDGAQRDGAQREGAQREGAQREGAQREGAQREGAQREGAQRDGAQRDGAQRDGAQRDGAQRDGAQRDGAQRDGAQRDGAQRDGAQRDGAQRDGAQRDGAQRDGAQRDGAQRDGAQRDGAQRDGAQRDGAQRDGAQRDGAQRDGAQRDGAQRDGAQRDGAQRDGAQRDGAQRDGAQRDGAQRDGAQRDGAQRDGAQRDGAQRDGAQRDGAQRDGAQRDGAQRDGAQRDGAQRDGAQRDGAQRDGAQRDGAQREGAQREGAQREGAQREGAQREGAQREGAQREGAQREGAQREGAQREGAQREGAQREGAQREGAQREGAQREGAEREGAEREGAEREGAEREGAEREGAEREGAEREGAEREGAEREGAEREGAEREGAEREGAEREGAEREGAEREGAEREGAEREGAVREGAVREGAEREGAEGEGAEGEGAEGEGAEGEGAEGEGAEGEGAEGEGAEGEGAEGDGAEGDGAEGDGAEGDGAEGDGAEGDGAERDGAERDGAERDGAERDGAERDGAERDGAERDGAERDGAERDGAERDGAERDGAERDGAERDGAERDGAERDGAERDGAERDGAERDGAERDGAERDGAERDGAERDGAERDGAERDGAERDGAERDGAERDGAERDGAERDGAERDGAERDGAERDGAERDGAERDGAERDGAERDGAERDGAERDGAERDGAERDGAERDGAERDGAERDGAERDGAERDGAERDGAERDGAERDGAERDGAERDGAERDGAERDGAERDGAERDGAERDGAERDGAERDGAERDGAERDGAERDGAERDGAERDGAERDGAERDGAERDGAERDGAERDGAERDGAERDGAERDGAERDGAERDGAERDGAERDGAERDGAERDGAERDGAERDGAERDGAERDGAERDGAERDGAERDGAERDGAERDGAERDGAERDGAERDGAERDGAERDGAERDGAERDGAERDGAERDGAERDGAERDGAERDGAERDGAERDGAERDGAERDGAERDGAERDGAERDGAERDGAERDGAERDGAERDGAERDGAQGDGAQGEGAQGEGAEREGAEREGAEREGAEREGAEREGAEREGAEREGAEREGAEREGAEREGAEREGAEREGAEREGAEREGAEREGAEREGVEREGVEREGVEREGVEREGPPPPPPPPPPPPPATTTTIGRRRHHHHHHHHHHHHHQQQQQQQQQQQQQQQQQQQQPQQLAECRMMERTSLHVS comes from the exons ATGGAGTTGCAAAGGTTGTGGGGGCCTTGTTTGAGggacggggcgcagagggagggggcgcagagggagggggcgcagagggagggggcgcagagggagggggcgcagagggagggggcgcagagggagggggcgcagagggagggggcgcagagggagggggcgcagagggagggggcgcagagggagggggcgcagagggagggggctcAGAGGGAGGGGGCTCAGAGGGAGGGGGCTCAGAGGGAGGGGGCTCAGAGGGAGGGGGCTCAGAGGGAGGGGGCTCAGAGGGAGGGGGCTCAGAGGGACGGGGCTCAGAGGGACGGGGCGCAGAGGGACGGGGCGCAGAGGGACGGGGCGCAGAGGGACGGGGCGCAGAGTGACGGGGCGCAGAGTGACGGGGCGCAGAGTGACGGGGCGCAGAGTGACGGGGCGCAGAGTGACGGGGCGCAGAGGGACGGGGCGCAGAGGGACGGGGCGCAGAGGGACGGGGCGCAGAGGGACGGGGCGCAGAGGGACGGGGCGCAGAGGGACGGGGCGCAGAGGGACGGGGCGCAGAGGGACGGGGCGCAGAGGGACGGGGCGCAGAGGGACGGGGCGCAGAGGGACGGGGCGCAGAGGGACGGGGCGCAGAGGGACGGGGCGCAGAGGGACGGGGCGCAGAGGGACGGGGCGCAGAGGGACGGGGCGCAGAGGGACGGGTCGCAGAGGGACGGGGCGCAGAGGGACGGGGCGCAGAGGGACGGGGCGCAGAGGGACGGGGCGCAGAGggacggggcgcagagggagggggcgcagagggagggggcgcagagggagggggcgcagagggagggggcgcagagggagggggcgcagagggagggggcgcagagggacggggcgcagagggacggggcgcagagggacggggcgcagagggacggggcgcagagggacggggcgcagagggacggggcgcagagggacggggcgcagagggacggggcgcagagggacggggcgcagagggacggggcgcagagggacggggcgcagagggacggggcgcagagggacggggcgcagagggacggggcgcagagggacggggcgcagagggacggggcgcagagggacggggcgcagagggacggggcgcagagggacggggcgcagagggacggggcgcagagggacggggcgcagagggacggggcgcagagggacggggcgcagagggacggggcgcagagggacggggcgcagagggacggggcgcagagggacggggcgcagagggacggggcgcagagggacggggcgcagagggacggggcgcagagggacggggcgcagagggacggggcgcagagggacggggcgcagagggacggggcgcagagggacggggcgcagagggacggggcgcagagggacggggcgcagagggacggggcgcagagggacggggcgcagagggacggggcgcagagggacggggcgcagagggacggggcgcagagggagggggcgcagagggagggggcgcagagggagggggcgcagagggagggggcgcagagggagggggcgcagagggagggggcgcagagggagggggcgcagag ggagggggcgcagagggagggggcgcagagggagggggcgcagagggagggggcgcagagggagggggcgcagagggagggggcgcagagggagggggcgcagagggagggggcggagagggagggggcggagagggagggggcggagagggagggggcggagagggagggggcggagagggagggggcggagagggagggggcggagagggagggggcggagagggagggggcggagagggagggggcggagagggagggggcggagagggagggggcggagagggagggggcggagagggagggggcggagagggagggggcggagagggagggggcggagagggagggggcggagagggagggggcggtgAGGGAGGGGGCggtgagggagggggcggagagggagggggcggagggggagggggcggagggggagggggcggagggggagggggcggagggggagggggcggagggggagggggcggagggggagggggcggagggggagggggcggagggggagggggcggagggggacGGGGCGGAGGGGGACGGGGCGGAGGGGGACGGGGCGGAGGGGGACGGGGCGGAGGGGGACGGGGCGGAGggggacggggcggagagggacggggcggagagggacggggcggagagggacggggcggagagggacggggcggagagggacggggcggagagggacggggcggagagggacggggcggagagggacggggcggagagggacggggcggagagggacggggcggagagggacggggcggagagggacggggcggagagggacggggcggagagggacggggcggagagggacggggcggagagggacggggcggagagggacggggcggagagggacggggcggagagggacggggcggagagggacggggcggagagggacggggcggagagggacggggcggagagggacggggcggagagggacggggcggagagggacggggcggagagggacggggcggagagggacggggcggagagggacggggcggagagggacggggcggagagggacggggcggagagggacggggcggagagggacggggcggagagggacggggcggagagggacggggcggagagggacggggcggagagggacggggcggagagggacggggcggagagggacggggcggagagggacggggcggagagggacggggcggagagggacggggcggagagggacggggcggagagggacggggcggagagggacggggcggagagggacggggcggagagggacggggcggagagggacggggcggagagggacggggcggagagggacggggcggagagggacggggcggagagggacggggcggagagggacggggcggagagggacggggcggagagggacggggcggagagggacggggcggagagggacggggcggagagggacggggcggagagggacggggcggagagggacggggcggagagggacggggcggagagggacggggcggagagggacggggcggagagggacggggcggagagggacggggcggagagggacggggcggagagggacggggcggagagggacggggcggagagggacggggcggagagggacggggcggagagggacggggcggagagggacggggcggagagggacggggcggagagggacggggcggagagggacggggcggagagggacggggcggagagggacggggcggagagggacggggcggagagggacggggcggagagggacggggcggagagggacggggcggagagggacggggcggagagggacggggcggagagggacggggcggagagggacggggcggagagggacggggcggagagggacggggcggagagggacggggcggagagggacggggcggagagggacggggcggagagggacggggcggagagggacggggcggagagggacggggcggagagggacggggcggagagggacggggcggagagggacggggcggagagggacggggcggagagggacggggcggagagggacggggcggagagggacggggcggagagggacggggcggagagggacggggcggagagggacggggcggagagggacggggcggagagggacggggcggagagggacggggcggagagggacggggcggagagggacggggcggagagggacggggcggagagggacggggcgcaGGGGGACGGGGCGCAGGGGGAGGGGGCGcagggggagggggcggagagggagggggcggagagggagggggcggagagggagggggcggagagggagggggcggagagggagggggcggagagggagggggcggagagggagggggcggagagggagggggcggagagggagggggcggagagggagggggcggagagggagggggcggagagggagggggcggagagggagggggcggagagggagggggcggagagggagggggcggagagggagggggtggagagggagggggtggagagggagggggtggagagggagggggtggagagggagggg